A window from Pseudomonas sp. MRSN 12121 encodes these proteins:
- a CDS encoding response regulator transcription factor produces MEATLNSGAWKGHLGRGLAPRELQFLLWVAQGFTAKEIAKEAGIAPGTVVKRISNAMFKLGVTRRTALVAEAMRRQIISPMCVFLAALIAMHSMFDDNSMRRDRRVPERRTAQVRIVRRAEAPDLLS; encoded by the coding sequence ATGGAAGCCACACTCAACAGCGGCGCATGGAAGGGTCACCTCGGACGCGGCCTTGCACCGCGAGAACTTCAGTTCCTGCTCTGGGTTGCCCAGGGCTTCACCGCAAAGGAGATCGCCAAGGAGGCTGGCATCGCGCCGGGCACGGTGGTCAAGCGTATCTCCAATGCGATGTTCAAGCTCGGCGTGACGCGGCGCACCGCACTGGTGGCCGAGGCCATGCGCCGCCAGATCATTTCGCCGATGTGCGTCTTCCTGGCGGCGCTGATCGCCATGCACTCGATGTTCGACGACAACTCAATGCGGCGTGATCGTCGTGTGCCGGAGCGCCGAACAGCACAAGTGCGCATCGTCCGGCGCGCCGAGGCGCCCGATCTTCTTTCTTGA
- a CDS encoding DUF1654 domain-containing protein: MAQQSKKNDSGIKPMNPMERLVLRVSSMINHPIAQERREVRIHRLDTDGEREWSEILGALSEADGIDMTFHDEDESITLRWEPSVDEERVVVVEDEPTLETAPF; encoded by the coding sequence ATGGCGCAGCAGAGCAAAAAGAACGACTCAGGAATCAAGCCGATGAATCCCATGGAGCGGCTTGTGCTGCGCGTGTCATCGATGATCAACCACCCGATTGCCCAAGAGCGGCGGGAGGTGAGGATTCATCGGCTTGATACGGACGGGGAGAGGGAGTGGTCGGAGATTCTTGGCGCGCTATCAGAGGCGGACGGCATCGACATGACATTTCACGATGAAGACGAGTCAATCACGCTGCGCTGGGAGCCCTCTGTAGATGAAGAGCGCGTGGTAGTCGTAGAGGACGAGCCGACTCTGGAGACGGCGCCTTTCTGA
- a CDS encoding LexA family transcriptional regulator, which yields MVQIEEIRAAFASRLKKSVAAKGIDQWGAGARLAEIAKVTPKAASKWLNGESIPGPAKMQAIASFLGVRIEWLQHASGEGPDLSVSPGAQESATTAADKVREMLAGKGLPDELRRKLLAAANGDELESVGGALVNDAYRPGKVGDEVWIAHYDIRGAMGGGEVNHDYPELLQDVRVSPSQLKAMGVEFKEHYHLKIITGWGQSMAPTMKHGDPLLVDISIKEFIGDGIYFFSYQGFQYIKRLQMKGKDKFKMISDNRKHKAEDIFVDETYIQARVLLVWNANLV from the coding sequence ATGGTTCAAATCGAAGAGATACGCGCTGCGTTTGCCTCCCGCCTCAAGAAGTCAGTTGCCGCAAAAGGCATTGATCAGTGGGGGGCCGGCGCTCGCCTGGCTGAAATTGCCAAGGTCACGCCCAAGGCTGCGAGCAAATGGCTGAACGGTGAGTCAATCCCGGGGCCCGCCAAGATGCAGGCAATTGCCTCATTTCTCGGAGTGAGGATCGAGTGGTTGCAGCATGCTTCCGGCGAGGGTCCTGATCTTTCGGTGAGCCCTGGCGCGCAAGAATCTGCAACCACGGCGGCCGATAAAGTTCGCGAGATGCTGGCGGGCAAAGGCCTGCCGGACGAGCTGCGGAGGAAATTGCTGGCGGCTGCCAATGGCGACGAACTCGAGTCAGTCGGCGGTGCTCTGGTGAATGACGCCTACAGGCCCGGAAAGGTAGGCGACGAAGTATGGATCGCTCACTACGACATCCGCGGAGCCATGGGCGGCGGCGAAGTCAATCACGACTACCCTGAGCTGCTTCAGGATGTGCGCGTCAGTCCTTCGCAGCTCAAGGCGATGGGCGTCGAGTTCAAAGAGCACTATCACCTGAAGATCATCACGGGCTGGGGCCAGTCGATGGCGCCGACCATGAAGCATGGCGACCCCCTTCTGGTCGACATCAGTATCAAGGAATTCATCGGTGACGGGATTTACTTCTTCTCGTACCAGGGCTTCCAGTACATCAAGCGCCTACAGATGAAGGGAAAGGACAAATTTAAGATGATCTCCGACAATCGGAAGCACAAGGCCGAGGATATTTTTGTTGATGAAACCTATATCCAGGCCCGCGTTCTGCTGGTGTGGAACGCGAACCTGGTTTGA
- a CDS encoding helix-turn-helix domain-containing protein, translating to MSTIIMTACWALQGMSPAQKAVLISLADNANDDGVCWPSIATIGARTCLSERAVRNALRWLEEVQLLTSHQRFGRSTWYTLTPAAYAPGTICPPAPDAPSPRQEMPPTPAPGAPRTVKEPSIEPSPDGDRVSRSPSCPVQDIVELFNRLLTPALPAVVLVSEVRKKQLKARWNQSDVHQSLEFWADYFASVAKSDFLMGRLAGKFGGAPFRATFDWLIAPTNFVKVVEGNYHA from the coding sequence ATGAGCACCATCATCATGACTGCATGCTGGGCGCTCCAGGGCATGAGCCCCGCGCAGAAAGCGGTTCTTATCTCCCTTGCCGACAATGCCAACGACGACGGCGTTTGCTGGCCTTCCATCGCGACTATTGGGGCGCGCACCTGCCTTTCGGAGCGAGCTGTGCGCAACGCACTGCGCTGGCTTGAAGAAGTGCAATTACTGACAAGCCATCAGCGCTTCGGCCGTTCGACCTGGTACACCCTGACCCCGGCAGCATATGCCCCCGGCACGATATGCCCCCCGGCACCAGATGCCCCATCACCCCGGCAGGAAATGCCCCCCACCCCGGCACCAGGTGCCCCCAGAACCGTAAAGGAACCATCAATTGAACCGTCACCTGATGGCGATCGCGTTTCGCGTTCGCCGTCCTGCCCGGTTCAGGACATCGTCGAGTTGTTCAACCGATTGCTCACTCCAGCCCTCCCAGCCGTCGTGTTGGTGTCGGAGGTGCGCAAGAAACAACTCAAGGCCCGGTGGAACCAGAGCGATGTTCACCAGAGCCTGGAATTCTGGGCTGACTACTTCGCCTCGGTTGCCAAGTCGGATTTCCTGATGGGGCGCCTTGCCGGCAAGTTCGGTGGCGCGCCATTCCGCGCGACCTTCGACTGGCTGATTGCCCCGACCAACTTCGTGAAGGTGGTGGAGGGCAACTACCATGCGTGA
- the dnaB gene encoding replicative DNA helicase, with protein MREPYSLEAEHGLLGAMLQRPELIDTLSDDLSPESFYFAENAEVFRGIMALRAAGKAVDMLTVADHIGMLDNGDRALGHCAALVNNTPSVASAGTYAGIVRERAVERALYDLSDRTLEIVQGGGDIQEKIAAVQAAAMAIDSGTDGEEIVKAGDLMAEQLEVWQERHDRLMRGETLIGLSTGLADLDEKTGGLQPEQLIIVAGRPAMGKTTLAMGFVLDAVVRQKKSGLVISLEMSKGALMDRAVAATGKVPLSLIKDGSACQSHGAELCAAAGKIQHANLFIADRAAASVGRIRSLARRHKLRYGLDILMIDYLQLMDGVGGNRTEEVSSISRGCKLLARELGIPVVLLSQLSRECEKRPNKRPVNSDLRESGAIEQDADVIMFVYRDEVYHENSEFKGVAEIIIGKGRDIETGTVRAAFLGQYNRFENLSASWQPPVKTSSPPERSLASRYAHKGVPA; from the coding sequence ATGCGTGAGCCCTACAGCCTCGAAGCCGAACACGGCCTGCTGGGCGCGATGCTGCAGCGCCCCGAACTGATCGACACCTTGTCGGACGACCTGTCGCCGGAGTCGTTCTACTTCGCCGAGAACGCCGAGGTGTTCCGCGGAATCATGGCGCTGCGCGCTGCCGGCAAGGCGGTGGATATGCTGACCGTGGCCGATCACATCGGCATGCTCGACAACGGCGACCGCGCCCTGGGCCACTGCGCTGCGCTGGTGAACAATACGCCGAGTGTTGCCAGTGCAGGAACCTACGCCGGGATTGTGCGAGAGCGTGCAGTGGAGCGCGCCCTGTACGACCTGAGCGATCGCACGCTGGAGATTGTGCAGGGTGGTGGCGACATCCAGGAAAAAATCGCCGCGGTGCAGGCGGCGGCGATGGCGATCGACTCGGGCACCGATGGCGAGGAGATTGTGAAAGCCGGTGATCTCATGGCCGAACAGCTCGAGGTCTGGCAAGAGCGCCACGACCGTCTGATGCGCGGTGAAACCCTGATCGGCCTTTCGACGGGCCTGGCGGATCTCGATGAGAAAACCGGCGGCCTGCAGCCAGAGCAACTGATCATCGTGGCCGGTCGTCCAGCAATGGGCAAAACCACCCTGGCTATGGGCTTCGTTCTGGATGCCGTGGTGCGCCAGAAGAAGTCGGGGTTGGTCATCAGCCTGGAGATGAGCAAAGGCGCGCTGATGGATCGAGCCGTAGCAGCCACGGGCAAGGTCCCGCTCAGCTTGATCAAAGACGGCTCAGCCTGCCAATCGCATGGCGCCGAACTCTGCGCTGCGGCCGGGAAGATCCAGCACGCAAATCTCTTCATTGCTGATCGCGCCGCGGCCTCTGTTGGGCGCATACGTTCGCTGGCTCGCCGGCACAAGCTGCGTTACGGCCTCGACATCCTGATGATCGATTACCTGCAGCTCATGGATGGCGTCGGCGGCAATCGCACAGAAGAAGTGAGCAGCATCAGTCGTGGCTGCAAACTGCTTGCTCGCGAACTCGGCATTCCGGTCGTGCTGCTGAGCCAGCTGTCGCGGGAGTGCGAGAAGCGCCCCAACAAGCGCCCCGTGAACTCCGACCTGCGGGAGTCCGGCGCTATCGAGCAGGACGCCGACGTGATCATGTTCGTCTACCGCGACGAGGTCTATCACGAGAACAGCGAATTCAAGGGCGTGGCCGAGATCATCATCGGCAAGGGGCGGGACATTGAGACCGGCACCGTGCGCGCCGCTTTCCTGGGGCAGTACAACCGCTTCGAAAACCTATCTGCGAGCTGGCAGCCGCCGGTTAAAACGAGCTCCCCTCCGGAGAGGTCGCTCGCGTCTCGCTATGCCCACAAAGGGGTCCCCGCATGA
- a CDS encoding DUF1364 domain-containing protein gives MRQSKLTKAARGRECQVRIPGVCNGNPETTVLAHYRMAGTCGIGTKPHDLQGAWACSACHDACDGRSRFVDRGTVRQYHAEGVMRTQAALLNEGVLIA, from the coding sequence ATGCGTCAAAGCAAGTTGACCAAAGCCGCCCGCGGCCGGGAATGTCAGGTGCGCATTCCAGGCGTCTGCAACGGCAACCCTGAAACCACTGTGTTGGCCCATTACCGAATGGCCGGCACCTGCGGCATTGGCACCAAGCCGCACGACCTGCAGGGCGCCTGGGCCTGTAGCGCATGCCATGACGCCTGCGATGGCCGTAGCCGCTTTGTCGACCGCGGCACGGTGCGGCAGTACCACGCAGAGGGCGTGATGCGCACCCAGGCCGCACTACTCAATGAAGGAGTGCTCATCGCATGA
- a CDS encoding site-specific integrase: MTNTAAVKISDAEIRRQAAGKVRDLRALGSRGLYFRFHRSRDRGSWYLIHKGKWNLIGSYPELSAANVAAALPNIRLRLEAGEGASLSGWVLVGDLLSWYAERMARDRNLSSKRKSTAASAMKCHLIPRLGEMPLAEINKATLDSQLMWSLQETLSIDYVRLVFQLLALAFRAAFKLGLIPANPMAGVKFNDFSKAKVGVKPSRLRGVQLADLIARLHGVLPAAPQDALLALLMLCHGTRIGETRQARWSHISLAEREWFIPAEHTKTGVEHHLPLTDQVCRLLLKHRETQFAAGYDGQFLFPARNGKPLSESQASAVFTRLGQGEWTSHDLRKLARTAWADLGIDHLIGELLINHAMGHNVKVYIQSDVMARKREALEQWHAHLDQKGFALIHGLTGVRSGDSGKSLEATQNKGRKAIQETTIGEDSK; this comes from the coding sequence ATGACAAATACCGCTGCTGTGAAAATCAGCGATGCAGAAATTCGTCGGCAGGCCGCCGGCAAAGTTCGCGACCTACGGGCGCTGGGCAGCCGCGGCCTCTACTTTCGATTCCACCGGTCGCGCGACCGCGGATCCTGGTATTTGATCCACAAGGGCAAGTGGAACCTGATCGGCTCATATCCCGAGCTGAGCGCCGCCAATGTGGCTGCGGCCCTGCCGAATATCCGTCTGCGCCTGGAGGCCGGGGAGGGGGCCAGCTTGTCCGGCTGGGTGCTGGTCGGTGATTTGCTGTCGTGGTACGCCGAGCGCATGGCCCGTGACCGCAATCTGTCGAGCAAGCGCAAGAGCACCGCGGCCTCGGCCATGAAGTGCCACCTGATTCCGCGCCTGGGCGAGATGCCGCTGGCTGAGATCAACAAGGCCACCTTGGACAGCCAGCTGATGTGGTCGCTTCAGGAAACGCTGTCCATCGACTACGTGCGCCTGGTGTTCCAGCTGCTGGCCCTGGCCTTCCGGGCCGCGTTCAAGCTGGGACTGATTCCGGCCAATCCCATGGCCGGGGTCAAGTTCAACGACTTCTCCAAGGCCAAGGTCGGGGTCAAACCGTCGCGCCTTCGTGGTGTGCAGCTGGCGGACCTGATAGCGCGCCTGCATGGCGTTCTGCCAGCGGCGCCGCAGGACGCCCTGCTGGCTCTGCTGATGCTCTGCCACGGTACTCGGATCGGGGAGACCCGCCAGGCGCGCTGGTCGCATATCAGCCTGGCCGAGCGCGAGTGGTTCATTCCCGCAGAGCACACCAAGACCGGCGTCGAGCATCACCTGCCGCTAACCGATCAGGTGTGCCGCCTGCTGCTCAAGCACCGCGAGACCCAATTCGCCGCGGGCTATGACGGCCAGTTCCTGTTCCCGGCGCGCAATGGCAAGCCCCTGAGCGAGTCCCAGGCCAGTGCGGTGTTTACCCGGCTGGGGCAGGGCGAGTGGACCAGCCACGACCTGCGCAAGTTGGCCAGGACGGCCTGGGCGGACCTGGGCATTGACCACCTGATCGGTGAGCTGCTGATCAACCACGCCATGGGCCACAACGTGAAGGTGTACATCCAATCCGACGTGATGGCCCGCAAGCGCGAGGCCCTGGAGCAGTGGCACGCCCATCTAGATCAGAAGGGGTTTGCGCTGATTCACGGCTTGACCGGCGTTAGATCCGGAGATTCCGGTAAATCGCTGGAAGCCACGCAGAACAAGGGCCGCAAGGCCATTCAGGAAACAACCATAGGCGAGGATTCAAAATGA
- a CDS encoding antiterminator Q family protein, which translates to MAFTPTFKERAAEDLLEHWGRWVVLGSGVSCCASRENTILSPMITDDDALMIDGMMGRLLKRYPECGQVLMRYYTSRDTSLMEVGRKMKFGEEKTRQLWKAGVAWIDGALDIRRQAA; encoded by the coding sequence ATGGCCTTCACACCAACATTTAAAGAGCGCGCAGCCGAGGATCTGCTTGAGCATTGGGGGCGCTGGGTCGTGCTGGGCTCTGGTGTGTCCTGCTGCGCTTCCCGCGAGAACACGATCCTGTCGCCGATGATCACCGACGACGATGCGCTGATGATCGATGGAATGATGGGTCGCCTGCTGAAGCGCTACCCCGAGTGCGGCCAGGTTCTGATGCGCTACTACACCAGTCGTGATACTTCGCTGATGGAGGTCGGCAGGAAGATGAAGTTCGGCGAGGAGAAGACCCGCCAGCTCTGGAAGGCCGGAGTGGCCTGGATTGATGGTGCGCTCGACATTCGACGTCAGGCCGCTTGA
- a CDS encoding phage holin, lambda family — protein MPNMPDKPDTWLLVLAWLSQHAPTIYAGALSFVVGALRIIYGGGTRRQALLEACLCTLITIGLIPLLEYFGLPQSFATPAGVFIGFLGVKKIAVLADRFADFKIPRRAE, from the coding sequence ATGCCAAACATGCCTGATAAACCAGATACCTGGCTGCTCGTCCTTGCGTGGCTGAGCCAGCACGCGCCGACGATCTATGCCGGCGCGCTGTCGTTTGTAGTGGGTGCGCTACGCATCATCTACGGCGGCGGGACTCGGCGCCAGGCACTGCTCGAGGCCTGTCTCTGCACCTTGATCACCATCGGGCTGATACCGCTGCTCGAGTACTTCGGGTTGCCGCAAAGCTTCGCCACTCCGGCAGGCGTGTTCATTGGCTTTCTTGGTGTGAAGAAGATCGCTGTTCTAGCTGATCGGTTCGCTGACTTTAAGATCCCGAGGCGTGCTGAGTGA
- a CDS encoding HNH endonuclease, with amino-acid sequence MARLKTLRSRVQTQADRLPAVNTNSWRATKETSAQRGYGYKWQKAREVWLRDNPLCVYCERAGRVAAGVVVDHKVAHRGDMDLFWDRSNWQTLCKHCHDSVKQAEEAADWG; translated from the coding sequence ATGGCAAGGCTGAAGACGTTGAGAAGTCGAGTCCAAACCCAGGCTGACCGATTGCCGGCCGTCAACACAAACTCATGGCGTGCTACGAAGGAGACTTCTGCGCAGCGCGGCTACGGTTACAAGTGGCAGAAGGCCCGAGAGGTATGGCTACGCGATAATCCGCTATGCGTCTACTGCGAGCGAGCTGGGCGCGTGGCAGCTGGCGTCGTTGTAGACCACAAGGTTGCGCATCGGGGAGACATGGATCTGTTCTGGGATAGATCCAACTGGCAGACCCTCTGCAAGCACTGTCATGACTCGGTCAAACAGGCTGAGGAAGCGGCAGATTGGGGCTGA
- a CDS encoding terminase small subunit gives MALTDKKRRFVDALLSGATNREAAIAAGYSERTASQAGSKLAKDDDVLTEVGRRLKQKQATSSEVKPARKVKGEDASEEEPDEVALTHTDDPRVFLTELMNAGSADLRMRLDAAKTLMPYVHGKVADQGKKEQKADAAKEAGKGKYSQGKPPAGKPSLSMVKG, from the coding sequence ATGGCTTTAACCGACAAGAAGCGGCGGTTTGTTGACGCTTTGCTGTCGGGAGCCACAAATCGCGAGGCGGCAATCGCCGCCGGATATTCCGAGAGAACCGCATCACAAGCGGGCTCCAAGCTGGCCAAGGATGATGATGTGCTGACCGAAGTCGGGCGGCGCCTCAAGCAGAAGCAGGCTACCAGCTCTGAGGTTAAACCTGCTCGAAAAGTTAAAGGCGAGGATGCCTCTGAGGAAGAGCCGGATGAGGTTGCGCTCACCCATACCGATGACCCCCGGGTCTTCCTAACTGAGCTGATGAATGCAGGTTCGGCAGACCTCCGCATGCGACTGGACGCAGCCAAGACACTGATGCCCTATGTGCACGGAAAGGTCGCCGACCAGGGCAAGAAAGAACAGAAGGCTGACGCCGCCAAGGAGGCGGGGAAGGGCAAGTACTCCCAGGGCAAACCGCCAGCCGGAAAGCCATCACTCAGCATGGTCAAGGGGTAG
- a CDS encoding terminase large subunit → MQWTTACPEWWRLLAAGESIIPAPLFPDEAEASLEVFKGLKIVDAPGSPTIEASCAPWVLAFAGAVFGSYNSETGERLIREVMLCIPKKNSKSTIAAGIMLTALIRNWRLSAEFIILAPTKEIADNSFIPAKDMVNNDDELKALLHVQPHLRLITHRETGATLKVVAADSDVVGGKKAVGVLIDEAWLFGKNPKAADMIREATGGLLSRPEGFIIWLTTQSNEPPAGVFRSKLNYARGVRDGRIDDNRFLPIIYEFSQEMIKSGDARKPENFHLVNPNINYSVDRATLERLHMQAEIDGEAEMRGFLAKHLNIEIGLALMSDSWVGAAFWEPQAREGMTLDDLLEQCEVIVVGGDGGGLDDLLGLAALGRVRESRVWLHWAHAWAHPSVLERRKSEAPRLLDLQATGDLTIVDKIGDDVDQLAAIVARINEAGLLDKVGLDPAGIGAVLDALADVGIDEEQIVGISQGWKLTGAIKTTERRLADGSLFHCGQPLMAWACGNAKGVPSANAFLITKQASGTAKIDPLMATFNAVSLMALNPEARGGLDDYLNNGFFGLVG, encoded by the coding sequence ATGCAATGGACTACTGCCTGCCCGGAATGGTGGCGGCTTCTGGCTGCCGGCGAATCGATTATCCCGGCACCCCTGTTCCCGGATGAAGCAGAGGCCAGCCTCGAGGTATTCAAGGGGCTGAAGATTGTCGATGCCCCTGGTAGCCCGACAATTGAGGCATCTTGCGCACCGTGGGTGCTGGCCTTCGCCGGCGCAGTGTTCGGCAGCTACAACAGCGAAACCGGCGAGCGCCTGATTCGGGAAGTGATGCTCTGCATCCCGAAGAAGAACAGTAAATCGACCATCGCCGCCGGCATCATGCTGACCGCGCTGATTCGCAACTGGCGGCTCTCGGCGGAGTTCATCATCTTGGCCCCGACCAAGGAGATTGCCGACAACTCGTTTATCCCGGCCAAGGACATGGTCAACAACGATGATGAGCTGAAGGCGCTGCTGCATGTTCAACCGCATCTTCGACTGATCACCCATCGCGAGACGGGGGCCACCTTGAAGGTGGTGGCGGCAGACAGCGACGTGGTCGGCGGCAAGAAGGCAGTCGGCGTGTTGATCGATGAGGCCTGGCTGTTCGGCAAGAACCCCAAGGCGGCGGACATGATCCGCGAGGCCACCGGCGGTCTGCTGTCCAGGCCGGAAGGCTTCATCATCTGGCTGACAACTCAGTCGAACGAGCCGCCGGCCGGGGTGTTCAGGTCGAAGTTGAACTATGCCCGCGGCGTGCGAGATGGTCGCATCGACGACAACCGCTTCCTGCCAATCATCTACGAGTTCTCCCAGGAGATGATCAAGAGCGGCGATGCCCGCAAGCCTGAAAACTTCCACCTGGTCAACCCGAATATCAACTACTCGGTAGACCGAGCCACGCTGGAGCGCCTGCACATGCAGGCCGAGATCGACGGCGAGGCGGAGATGCGCGGCTTCCTGGCCAAGCACCTCAACATCGAGATCGGCCTGGCGCTCATGTCTGACAGCTGGGTCGGCGCTGCCTTCTGGGAGCCGCAGGCCAGGGAGGGCATGACGCTGGATGACCTGCTCGAGCAATGCGAGGTCATCGTGGTTGGAGGCGATGGCGGCGGACTTGATGACCTTCTCGGGTTGGCCGCGCTTGGCCGGGTCCGCGAGTCACGGGTCTGGTTGCACTGGGCGCATGCCTGGGCGCATCCGTCGGTGCTGGAGCGCCGCAAGTCAGAAGCTCCTCGCCTGCTGGACCTGCAGGCTACTGGCGACCTAACCATCGTGGACAAGATCGGTGACGACGTGGACCAGTTGGCCGCTATCGTCGCGAGGATCAACGAGGCGGGATTGCTGGACAAGGTCGGCCTTGATCCGGCTGGCATCGGCGCCGTGCTCGATGCATTGGCAGATGTCGGTATCGACGAGGAGCAGATCGTCGGCATCTCGCAAGGCTGGAAGCTCACCGGTGCAATCAAGACCACTGAGCGGCGCCTGGCCGATGGCTCGCTGTTTCATTGCGGTCAGCCGCTGATGGCTTGGGCCTGCGGCAACGCCAAGGGCGTGCCATCGGCCAACGCCTTTCTTATCACCAAGCAGGCCTCGGGCACGGCAAAGATCGACCCGCTGATGGCCACGTTCAATGCCGTGTCACTGATGGCCCTCAATCCAGAGGCCCGCGGAGGCCTGGACGATTACCTCAATAACGGATTCTTCGGACTAGTAGGCTGA
- a CDS encoding phage portal protein, which yields MAFKWYNPMTWGFFGYTDPTTGDYVEVDLEVGGKRTKAGVRVTVKTALSISMVWSCVKILSESLSGLPLKLYEDKEGGRKLVAGADRMLKLLRKPNPYMTMLNFLKFVVVNMALRGNAFALIERNIHGEPIGLVPLDGRAVKIDTDGDLLYLVTPSEGDPFPVSPENMLHFKLFSLDGVVGLSPIEHQAETMGLAKAGQQWSARFMRKGGFTGGYVIYEQFLTKAQQAQVMEKFPDVRKADADDIGKMAILQGNPKIVPAGISQKDAQFIESQQFQEEALAGIYGVPLWLANRAGKTSIMGSNLEQQLTGFITFGLKPYIDTVEDELNDKLFGSGARFVEFAVEGLLRADSAGRATYYQAALGGSSGSGWMFINEVRQKENLPPLEGDEYNRVTRWEMEKNGES from the coding sequence ATGGCATTCAAATGGTACAACCCCATGACCTGGGGCTTCTTCGGCTACACCGACCCGACCACGGGCGACTATGTCGAGGTTGATCTTGAGGTCGGTGGCAAGCGCACCAAGGCCGGCGTGCGTGTCACCGTCAAGACGGCGCTGTCCATCAGCATGGTCTGGTCCTGCGTCAAGATCCTCTCCGAGTCCCTGAGCGGTCTGCCGCTCAAGCTGTACGAGGACAAGGAGGGCGGGCGGAAGTTGGTGGCCGGTGCTGACCGGATGCTTAAGCTGCTGCGCAAGCCAAACCCCTACATGACCATGCTGAACTTCCTAAAGTTCGTAGTCGTGAACATGGCGCTGCGCGGCAATGCGTTTGCCCTGATTGAGCGCAACATCCACGGCGAACCGATAGGTCTGGTGCCGCTGGATGGCAGGGCTGTGAAGATCGATACCGATGGCGACCTGCTCTATCTGGTCACCCCAAGCGAGGGCGACCCTTTCCCGGTTTCCCCGGAGAACATGTTGCATTTCAAGCTGTTCAGTCTGGACGGAGTCGTCGGGCTGTCCCCGATTGAGCACCAGGCCGAAACCATGGGCCTGGCCAAGGCCGGCCAACAGTGGTCGGCGCGCTTCATGCGCAAGGGAGGATTCACTGGCGGCTACGTCATCTATGAGCAGTTCCTGACCAAGGCCCAACAAGCCCAGGTCATGGAGAAGTTCCCGGATGTGCGCAAGGCCGATGCCGACGACATCGGCAAGATGGCGATTCTGCAGGGAAACCCCAAGATCGTTCCGGCCGGCATCAGCCAGAAAGATGCCCAGTTCATCGAATCCCAGCAGTTCCAGGAGGAGGCTCTCGCGGGCATCTACGGCGTCCCGCTGTGGCTGGCCAACCGCGCCGGCAAGACCTCAATCATGGGCTCCAACCTGGAGCAGCAACTGACCGGCTTTATCACGTTTGGCCTGAAGCCCTACATCGACACAGTCGAGGACGAGCTCAACGACAAGCTGTTCGGCTCCGGCGCCCGCTTTGTGGAGTTCGCGGTAGAGGGGTTGTTGCGCGCTGATAGCGCCGGCCGCGCCACGTATTACCAAGCGGCTCTTGGCGGCTCTAGTGGCTCCGGCTGGATGTTCATCAATGAAGTCCGCCAGAAAGAAAACCTGCCTCCCCTGGAAGGCGACGAATACAACCGGGTCACCCGGTGGGAGATGGAAAAAAATGGCGAGTCTTGA
- a CDS encoding HK97 family phage prohead protease — MASLEVPFELKAVDEAGNFEGYAAVFNNVDLGDDVILPGAFTRVKATRNGKLKLAIYHDLSRLIGKADYTQDDHGLHLKGKVNLNVSYARDAYELMKDDVLDSMSIGFNTINEAFEERAGRRVRLIKEAELWEASIVPFGMNPEAQVLSVKSDIRLFENALRERMGLSQKEAAAVASLGYSALRRDGGSEATVIVEELKEISTLFTHHFGVSP, encoded by the coding sequence ATGGCGAGTCTTGAAGTTCCGTTCGAGCTTAAGGCCGTGGACGAAGCCGGCAATTTCGAGGGCTACGCCGCGGTTTTCAATAACGTTGACCTGGGCGACGACGTGATCCTGCCTGGCGCCTTCACCCGGGTGAAGGCTACACGCAATGGGAAGCTCAAGCTGGCGATCTATCACGACCTCTCCCGCCTGATCGGGAAGGCAGATTACACCCAGGACGATCACGGCCTGCATCTCAAGGGAAAGGTCAACCTCAATGTCAGCTACGCCCGAGATGCCTATGAGCTGATGAAGGATGACGTGCTCGACAGCATGTCGATCGGCTTCAACACCATCAATGAAGCTTTCGAGGAGCGTGCCGGTCGGCGCGTGCGCCTCATCAAGGAGGCCGAGCTGTGGGAGGCCTCCATCGTACCGTTCGGCATGAACCCCGAGGCCCAGGTCCTCAGCGTCAAGTCGGACATCAGGCTTTTCGAGAATGCCCTGCGCGAGCGCATGGGCCTCTCGCAGAAGGAGGCGGCGGCAGTCGCTTCGCTCGGCTACTCCGCGCTCCGCCGTGATGGCGGCAGCGAGGCCACGGTGATCGTGGAAGAGCTGAAAGAAATTTCCACCCTGTTCACCCACCATTTTGGAGTATCGCCATGA